From the Selenomonas sp. oral taxon 920 genome, the window ACGGACCGCGGCGACGCTGTGCGTTCCTACATTCTGAACTATAGGGCACGTTTCCTGCTCAGTGATGCCGATGTGCTGCGGCTTGTGCAGTGGCTGGAGCATACGAGAGATTCTTGATGCTTTGAGCGAGCTGATTTGAATCGGTGATGAAGAGAGCAGGAAAATAATTTATTTCGTCGAATCTATATAAGGTACAGACAATTTCAAAGAGGAGGCATATTCATGATTGGGATCAAGAATGTCATTGCGATCATCTGCGGGGGCGGCCCTGCGCCCGGCATCAACAGTGTCATCTCGGCGGTGGTCAGCGAGGCGACGCGTCACGGTTGGGACGTGCTCGGCATCTATGACGGCTTCTCGCGGCTTGCGCGCGGCGAGAAGAACTACGTGCGTCTCGAGCCCGCAAACATCAGCCGTATCCACCTGACAGGCGGCTGCATCCTCAAAATGTCGCGCTTCAACCCGACGAAGAAAGAATCCGACCTGCGCACTGTCGTCGAGACACTGACCGAGCTCGGTGTAACCCATGTCGTCACCATCGGCGGCGATGATACGGCGTTTAGCTCGATGGCAGTTTCTGAATATGCCCGCAAGATGGGGCGCACGATCAACGTCGTTCACGTCCCGAAGACCATCGACAACGATTTGCCGCTGCCCGAGGGAGTGCCGACGTTTGGCTTCGAAACGGCGCGCGCATTCGGTACAATGGAGATCGAGAACCTCATGGAGGACGCGAGCACGACGAACAACCGCTGGTACTTTACCATTGCGATGGGGCGCACGGCGGGCCATCTCGCCCTCGGCATGGGCCGCAGCGCAGGCGCGGCGATCACGATCATCCCCGAGGAGTTTGCGCAGGATAAGATTCCGCTGCAGCAGGTCGTCGACGTCATCACCGGTTCGATCGTGAAGCGTTACCTCACGGGGCGCAACTACGGCGTTGCCGTCATCGCCGAGGGGGTCATTGAAAAGATTGCCGAAGAGGACTTCGCAAAGCTTGGCAATGTCGTCACGGACGAACACGGACACATCCGCTACAGCGAGCTCGACTTCGGCGAAATTCTGAAGCAGGCGGTGCTCGCAGAGACAAAGAAACTCGGCATCGGCATCTCTGTCATTGACAAGGAAATCGGCTACGAGCTGCGCTGCACGGCGCCGATTGCATACGACATCGACTACTGCCGTTCGCTTGGCTACTCGGCAGTGAAATTCCTCATGAGCGGCGACTCGGGTGCGATCATCACGATCCAGGACAACCAGGCGGTGCCCATGCGCTTCGATGAGATCCGCGATCCGGAGACAGGAAAGACGAAGGTGCGCAAGGTCAACATCAACTCTGTGCACTACCGTATCGCACGCGGCTTCATGATGCGTCTCGAAAAGGGCGATCTCGACGATCCGGGGCTCGCGAATGCCTACCGCATGACGCACGAGGAGTTCAAGGAGCGTTACTCCTACCTCTTCGACGGTGACGCGGCGGAGTGATACAGACAGGAAATGGTGGAGCAGAAATTTTCTGCTCCATTTTTGTGTTTTGGGTATTGACGAGCCACTTCCTTTGCCGTATAATACCCTATTGTTAGCGCAAATGCGCGAGCCATATTGTCGCGGGGTGGAGCAGTCGGTAGCTCGTCGGGCTCATAACCCGAAGGTCACAGGTTCAAGTCCTGTCCCCGCAACCAATTGCATAGCTTTATGGGTAGGTGGCCGAGTGGTTAAAGGCAACAGACTGTAAATCTGTCATCTTCGGATTACGATGGTTCGAATCCATCCCTGCCCACCACCATCGCGGGGTGGAGCAGTCGGTAGCTCGTCGGGCTCATAACCCGAAGGTCACAGGTTCAAGTCCTGTCCCCGCAACCAAGTCTGTGCGCTGGTGTAGCTCAGTCGGCAGAGCGTATCCTTGGTAAGGATAAGGTCACCAGTTCAATCCTGGTCATCAGCTCCATATAACGGCGGCATAGCTCAGTTGGCTAGAGCATGCGGTTCATACCCGCAGTGTCCGGAGTTCAAATCTCTGTGCCGCCACCATTTTGGCTTTTACCCCCGCATCGGGGGTTCTTTTATGCTTTAAGGCGTTTTGGGGTGCTTTCTTGAGAAAATCTGCCGCGTACGTTGACAGCATTTTCCAAGTATGATAAATTGGTAAGAGTGATTTCACAACAACTAACGAGGAGAGTTGATATTCATGCGCAACAACATTACGCTTGAGTGCACGGAGTGCCATAGCCGCAACTATCGCACGAACAAGAACAAGAAGAACAATCCGGATCGTCTGGAGTTCAGCAAGTACTGCAAGTTCTGCCGCAAGCACACGCCGCACAAAGAGACGAAGTAAGCGCTCTTTAGTCATGGAAAAAATAGTCAAATTCCTGCGGGAAGTTGTCGCAGAGATGAAGAAGGTCTCGTGGTCGACGCAGCGCGAGCTGGCAACCTATACGGGCGTTGTCGGCATCGCCATTGTTGTTGTCTGCGCGCTGATCTGGATCTGTGACACGATTTTTGCGCGTGTGTTTCAGGTCATACTGCACTACTAGACTGGGTGAGGGACATGGCAGATAAGGAAGAACTCTATCTCAGACAGGCAAACCCGCATCGGGCTTGGTATGTCATCCACACCTATTCAGGCTATGAGAACAAGGTCAAGGCGAACCTCGAGCGGCTCATGCACTCAGCGAGCATGAGCGAGATGATCTTCAATGTCGTCGTTCCCGTCGAGAATGAGATCGAGATAAAGGACGGCAAGGAAAAGGTTGTTCCGCGCAAGGTGTTTCCCGGCTATGTTCTCGTTGACATGATCGTCGATGAGCACTCGTGGTACGTCGTTCGCAATACGACCGGCGTTACGGGGTTTGTCGGCTCGGAGAAGCACCCGATCCCGCTGACGGCGGAGGAGGCGGAGCGCATCCTCTCGGGGGCGGCCGGCGGTGTGCCGAAGCGTCGTACGAAAGTGAGCGTCGGGGATACTGTACGCATTGTCTCGGGTGCGTTTGAGGACTACGCGGGCAAGATCACATCGATCGATTCGTCGGGGCTGCGCGTGCAGGTCGACGTGGAGGGAACCCCCTTCGATATGGAGATCGACCAGGTTGAACTGATTTGATTTCCTAAAACAATACGCACCGAAAGGAGGTGATGTGTCGATGGCAAAGAAGGTTGCGCGTGTCGTAAAGCTGCAGGTTCCTGCGGGCAAGGCGACACCGGCTCCTCCGGTAGGACCTGCGCTTGGTCAGGCGGGCGTGAACATCATGGCGTTCGTCAAGGACTTCAATGAGCGCACGGCGAAGCAGGCGGGGCTCATTATTCCGGTTGAGATCACGGTCTTTGAGGATCGTTCCTTTACCTTTATCACGAAGACCCCTCCTGCAGCAGTTCTGCTGAAGAAGGCGGCGGGCATTGAGAAGGCGTCGGGCGAGCCGAACAAGACGAAGGTCGCGAAGCTCCCGCGCTCGAAGGCGCGCGAGATCGCCGAGTCCAAGATGCCGGATCTGAATGCCGCATCGATCGAGGCGGCGACATCCATGATCGAGGGCACCGCCCGCAGCATGGGAATCGAGATCACAGACTAATCTGTGATACAGTGGAAGGGCGTATGCCCGCTATGACCACGAAGGGAGTTATTCATGGCAAAGTTTGGTAAGAAATACCAAGACGCTGCGAAGCTCATCGAGAGCGGCAAGCTCTATGCTTCGCAGGAGGCGATGGAGCTCGTAAAGAAGACGGCAACTGCCAAATTCGACGAGACCATCGAACTGCATGTGCGCCTCGGCGTCGATCCGAAGTATGCGGATCAGCAGGTGCGCGGCGCGCTTGTCCTGCCGAACGGCACGGGCAAGACCCAGCGCGTTCTCGTCTTCGCCAAAGGCGAAAAGGTTGCAGAGGCAGAGGCCGCAGGGGCGGACTTTGTCGGCTCGGATGAGATCGTGCAGAAGATCCAGGGCGGCTGGCTCGATTTCGATGTCGCCGTCGCAACGCCCGATATGATGGGCACGGTCGGCCGCCTCGGCAAGGTGCTCGGTCCCCGCGGACTCATGCCGAACCCGAAGCTCGGCACGGTCACGATGGATCTCAAGAAGGCGATCACCGAGATCAAGGCAGGTCAGGTGGAGTACCGCACGGACAAGGCGGGCAACGTCCACGTTCCCATCGGGAAGGCCTCCTTTGACGCGGACAAGCTCCGCGAGAACTATCAGGCAGTCATCGACACGCTTATCCGCGTGAAGCCGGCGGCAGCAAAGGGGCAGTATATCCGCTCCATCACCGTTGTGGCGACGATGGGTCCTGCCGTCCCCGTTGCACTCAGCTAAGAGTGCGCGGAATTTCCCCGGGCTGTAGACAGCAGGTTTGCGCAAGCATCTAACGACAATGTCGCCTGCCGAGGCCGGACGTGAATTTGAACATTCATCTCCGGCAGTAGAGCAGCCGGAGATTTTTCATTCAAAAGAATAAGAGCCGTCCAGGATGAACGGCGGCAAGAAAGGAGGGAAATGATTACATGGCAGATCATAAGAAAGAAGTCATAGTCGAGAACCTGAAAGAGCAGCTCTCCTCGGCGAAGGGTGCAGTCTTTACGACGTACAGCGGTCTTACGGTCGCACAGGACACGGAGCTGCGCCGTGAACTGCGTGCTGCAGGTGTTACCTACCACGTTGTGAAGAACACGATGGTACGCCGCGCAGCTGATGCGCTCGGCCTTGAGGGGCTTGACCCGCACCTCGAGGGCACGACGGCATTTGCATTCTCGGCAGAGGATGCAGTTGCTCCCGCGAAGGTCATCTGCGGCTACATCAAGAAGAACAAGCTCGATGAGAAGGGGATCCTGTCCGTCAAGGTAGGTACCGTTGAGGGCAAGGTGATCGAGGCGAACGAGGTGCAGGCGCTTGCGTCGCTCCCGTCGCGCGAAGAGCTTATCGCAAAGCTCATGGGCAGCATGA encodes:
- the pfp gene encoding diphosphate--fructose-6-phosphate 1-phosphotransferase, whose product is MIGIKNVIAIICGGGPAPGINSVISAVVSEATRHGWDVLGIYDGFSRLARGEKNYVRLEPANISRIHLTGGCILKMSRFNPTKKESDLRTVVETLTELGVTHVVTIGGDDTAFSSMAVSEYARKMGRTINVVHVPKTIDNDLPLPEGVPTFGFETARAFGTMEIENLMEDASTTNNRWYFTIAMGRTAGHLALGMGRSAGAAITIIPEEFAQDKIPLQQVVDVITGSIVKRYLTGRNYGVAVIAEGVIEKIAEEDFAKLGNVVTDEHGHIRYSELDFGEILKQAVLAETKKLGIGISVIDKEIGYELRCTAPIAYDIDYCRSLGYSAVKFLMSGDSGAIITIQDNQAVPMRFDEIRDPETGKTKVRKVNINSVHYRIARGFMMRLEKGDLDDPGLANAYRMTHEEFKERYSYLFDGDAAE
- the rpmG gene encoding 50S ribosomal protein L33, with translation MRNNITLECTECHSRNYRTNKNKKNNPDRLEFSKYCKFCRKHTPHKETK
- the secE gene encoding preprotein translocase subunit SecE, translating into MEKIVKFLREVVAEMKKVSWSTQRELATYTGVVGIAIVVVCALIWICDTIFARVFQVILHY
- the nusG gene encoding transcription termination/antitermination protein NusG, whose protein sequence is MADKEELYLRQANPHRAWYVIHTYSGYENKVKANLERLMHSASMSEMIFNVVVPVENEIEIKDGKEKVVPRKVFPGYVLVDMIVDEHSWYVVRNTTGVTGFVGSEKHPIPLTAEEAERILSGAAGGVPKRRTKVSVGDTVRIVSGAFEDYAGKITSIDSSGLRVQVDVEGTPFDMEIDQVELI
- the rplK gene encoding 50S ribosomal protein L11 produces the protein MAKKVARVVKLQVPAGKATPAPPVGPALGQAGVNIMAFVKDFNERTAKQAGLIIPVEITVFEDRSFTFITKTPPAAVLLKKAAGIEKASGEPNKTKVAKLPRSKAREIAESKMPDLNAASIEAATSMIEGTARSMGIEITD
- the rplA gene encoding 50S ribosomal protein L1; the encoded protein is MAKFGKKYQDAAKLIESGKLYASQEAMELVKKTATAKFDETIELHVRLGVDPKYADQQVRGALVLPNGTGKTQRVLVFAKGEKVAEAEAAGADFVGSDEIVQKIQGGWLDFDVAVATPDMMGTVGRLGKVLGPRGLMPNPKLGTVTMDLKKAITEIKAGQVEYRTDKAGNVHVPIGKASFDADKLRENYQAVIDTLIRVKPAAAKGQYIRSITVVATMGPAVPVALS
- the rplJ gene encoding 50S ribosomal protein L10: MADHKKEVIVENLKEQLSSAKGAVFTTYSGLTVAQDTELRRELRAAGVTYHVVKNTMVRRAADALGLEGLDPHLEGTTAFAFSAEDAVAPAKVICGYIKKNKLDEKGILSVKVGTVEGKVIEANEVQALASLPSREELIAKLMGSMNAPISNTVNVLQGVIRNAVYVLDAVRAQKASA